A single genomic interval of Syntrophobotulus glycolicus DSM 8271 harbors:
- a CDS encoding dihydroorotate dehydrogenase electron transfer subunit, with amino-acid sequence MMLIKEKVIENKQIGNPEQGLFRLVLQGEAALAARPGQFVHIRVGETYDPLLRRPVSIAAMNRERRELTLYYRVKGKGTALLTQIRPDEMVSILGPLGNGFQLPSSGRLLLIGGGIGVFPLFSILEAVDRKKVDVKLLWGGENQCFMESAGLDGLKKSGIDYELATMDGSTGYKGLVTDLLRTELESPQNKRDSPAKTLLAASCGPGGMMKAVAAICREAGVPLQVSLEERMACGVGACLGCVCTVREAGVLQRKKVCKDGPVFDGEEVVWDAEC; translated from the coding sequence ATGATGCTGATAAAGGAAAAGGTCATTGAAAATAAGCAGATCGGCAATCCCGAGCAGGGACTGTTCAGGCTGGTTTTACAGGGTGAGGCCGCCCTGGCGGCCAGACCGGGGCAGTTTGTCCATATCAGGGTCGGTGAAACCTATGATCCCCTTTTGCGCAGGCCGGTCAGTATAGCGGCGATGAACAGGGAACGGCGGGAACTGACTCTGTATTACAGGGTTAAAGGCAAGGGTACGGCGCTGTTAACCCAAATAAGGCCGGACGAGATGGTCAGTATTCTTGGACCGCTCGGCAATGGTTTCCAGCTCCCTTCCTCAGGTCGATTATTGCTGATCGGGGGAGGAATCGGAGTATTCCCCCTTTTCTCCATTCTGGAGGCAGTTGACCGGAAAAAAGTGGATGTGAAGCTTTTATGGGGCGGCGAAAATCAATGCTTTATGGAAAGCGCCGGACTGGATGGTCTGAAGAAGAGCGGGATTGATTATGAACTGGCCACCATGGATGGCAGTACAGGCTACAAAGGATTGGTGACAGACCTTCTGCGAACAGAGCTGGAGTCTCCTCAAAATAAGAGGGATTCGCCTGCAAAAACGCTTTTGGCCGCTTCCTGCGGGCCCGGCGGCATGATGAAGGCAGTGGCCGCGATCTGCCGGGAAGCAGGAGTACCTTTGCAGGTATCTCTGGAAGAGAGAATGGCTTGCGGGGTAGGGGCTTGTCTGGGCTGTGTCTGTACAGTCCGGGAAGCGGGCGTTCTTCAGCGGAAAAAGGTTTGCAAGGACGGGCCCGTTTTTGACGGAGAGGAGGTAGTCTGGGATGCCGAATGTTGA
- a CDS encoding dihydroorotate dehydrogenase, producing MPNVDLQVELAGITLKNPVMTASGTYGFGEEYAPFYDPALLGAITVKGITPLPRLGNPVPRLAETPAGILNSVGLENPGLEVFLQEYLPRLKNLDTAVIVNISGFSLEDYMMMASAFQKGCGIAALEVNISCPNIKHGGMAFGTDPRSAEEVIAAVRKNTGLPLIAKLSPNVTSIADMAKAVESGGADAVSLINTLLGMSIDIHAQKPLLANKVGGLSGPAVRPVAVRMVYQVFEAVKIPIIGMGGIMTWQDAVEFMLAGASAVSIGTANFTDPLAPLDVIKGLEEYAESRKCASIREIIGAAH from the coding sequence ATGCCGAATGTTGACTTGCAGGTTGAGCTGGCGGGAATAACCCTGAAAAATCCGGTCATGACCGCTTCCGGGACCTATGGTTTCGGGGAAGAATATGCTCCCTTTTACGATCCCGCCCTGCTCGGCGCGATTACAGTCAAAGGGATCACCCCTTTGCCCCGCCTGGGCAATCCGGTCCCCCGGCTAGCGGAGACTCCGGCAGGTATCTTAAATTCCGTCGGCCTGGAAAATCCGGGCCTGGAGGTTTTCCTTCAGGAATACCTGCCCCGCCTGAAAAATCTGGATACAGCCGTCATTGTCAATATTTCCGGGTTCTCCCTGGAAGACTATATGATGATGGCTTCCGCCTTTCAGAAAGGGTGCGGAATAGCTGCTTTGGAAGTCAATATCTCCTGTCCGAATATCAAGCACGGGGGCATGGCTTTCGGTACAGATCCCCGCAGTGCCGAAGAGGTGATCGCGGCAGTGAGGAAAAATACCGGCCTGCCTTTAATTGCCAAGCTTTCCCCGAATGTGACAAGCATTGCGGATATGGCCAAAGCCGTGGAAAGCGGGGGAGCGGATGCGGTATCTTTAATCAATACTTTGCTGGGGATGAGCATTGACATTCATGCCCAAAAGCCCCTTTTGGCCAATAAAGTGGGAGGATTATCCGGACCCGCCGTCCGGCCTGTGGCCGTAAGAATGGTTTATCAGGTTTTTGAGGCGGTCAAAATACCGATCATCGGTATGGGAGGGATCATGACCTGGCAGGATGCTGTGGAATTTATGCTGGCCGGAGCCAGCGCGGTCAGTATCGGTACGGCAAATTTCACCGACCCTTTGGCCCCTTTGGACGTGATCAAAGGTCTGGAGGAATATGCTGAAAGCAGAAAATGCGCTTCAATCAGGGAAATTATCGGTGCCGCTCATTGA
- the pyrF gene encoding orotidine-5'-phosphate decarboxylase: MQRDQGVPGSQSSPADEKIARVMAALDVDSADKAAEIAKQLAGTGCWLKIGLELYALSGLSLVQKFKEMGFSIFLDLKLHDIPNTVARTMQVLVDSAVDMINVHCAGGYEMMARAAEIGRKSGKKIIGVTVLTSMGQEELSGVGVNRMVEDQVINLALLAQKAGLDGVVASAREVVSLRRECGADFLLVTPGIRPAGSEQNDQVRVLTPKEALENGSSYLVVGRPITAAVNPREALFKLFD; the protein is encoded by the coding sequence ATGCAAAGAGATCAAGGAGTGCCAGGAAGTCAAAGCAGCCCGGCAGATGAGAAAATTGCCAGGGTGATGGCAGCTTTGGATGTTGATTCAGCGGATAAAGCGGCAGAAATAGCAAAACAGCTGGCAGGCACCGGCTGTTGGTTAAAGATCGGTTTGGAGCTTTACGCTCTTTCAGGTCTCAGTCTTGTTCAGAAGTTCAAAGAAATGGGCTTTTCCATTTTTCTTGATCTCAAGCTTCATGATATCCCCAATACCGTTGCCAGAACGATGCAGGTTTTGGTGGATTCGGCAGTGGATATGATCAATGTTCACTGTGCGGGCGGATATGAGATGATGGCCAGGGCCGCCGAGATCGGCCGGAAGAGCGGCAAGAAAATCATCGGGGTTACCGTCCTGACCAGCATGGGGCAAGAGGAGCTGTCCGGAGTCGGGGTGAACCGCATGGTCGAGGATCAGGTGATTAATCTGGCCCTTTTGGCCCAAAAAGCCGGGCTGGACGGAGTGGTCGCTTCAGCCAGGGAAGTGGTTTCCCTCCGCAGGGAATGCGGTGCGGATTTCCTGTTGGTCACCCCGGGAATCAGGCCTGCAGGCAGTGAACAAAATGACCAGGTCAGAGTGCTGACCCCCAAGGAAGCGCTGGAAAACGGAAGCTCCTATCTGGTGGTGGGCAGACCGATTACTGCTGCGGTCAATCCCCGGGAAGCGCTCTTCAAACTCTTTGACTAA
- the pyrE gene encoding orotate phosphoribosyltransferase: MNEDILNVFTDTGALLNGHFLLTSGKHSAQYMQCAQVLQYPDKAAFLCALLAEKFAGAGAETVIGPAMGGIIVAHEVGKALGTRVIFTERQNGEMCLRRGFELRPGEKVLVVEDVITTGGSVREVIEIVRKCGAVPVGVGVLVDRSGGKADFGGLPLQSLVQLQIETFEPDNCPLCGRGIPAIKPGSRGSGK, translated from the coding sequence ATGAATGAAGATATCCTGAACGTATTTACGGATACGGGGGCACTGTTAAACGGCCATTTTCTTTTGACCTCAGGCAAACACAGTGCCCAGTACATGCAGTGTGCCCAAGTGCTTCAATATCCCGATAAAGCGGCTTTTCTTTGTGCGCTGCTGGCGGAGAAATTCGCCGGGGCCGGAGCGGAAACCGTGATCGGACCGGCGATGGGCGGGATTATTGTGGCCCATGAGGTAGGCAAAGCATTAGGGACCAGGGTCATTTTTACGGAAAGGCAAAATGGTGAAATGTGCCTGCGGCGCGGCTTTGAACTCCGGCCGGGTGAGAAAGTCCTGGTCGTGGAAGATGTCATCACAACCGGCGGGTCAGTCCGGGAAGTCATTGAAATCGTCCGGAAATGCGGGGCCGTCCCGGTCGGGGTGGGTGTACTGGTTGACCGCAGCGGCGGTAAGGCCGATTTTGGGGGATTGCCTCTGCAAAGTCTTGTACAGCTGCAAATTGAGACCTTTGAACCGGACAACTGTCCGCTTTGCGGCCGGGGAATCCCGGCAATCAAGCCCGGCAGCCGGGGCAGCGGCAAATAA
- a CDS encoding cyclic lactone autoinducer peptide, with product MKRLLFTAISSVVLLFASASSVFACFVFSHQPNTPKSLQR from the coding sequence ATGAAAAGACTACTTTTCACCGCTATCTCTTCAGTTGTACTTCTCTTTGCCTCAGCCAGCTCTGTTTTTGCTTGCTTTGTTTTCTCTCATCAGCCCAACACTCCCAAGTCTCTGCAGCGCTAA
- a CDS encoding accessory gene regulator ArgB-like protein, producing MSNLLSSSLDLNEEKEEELTYGFELIFLAVIGTASILLAAYFLDTLLLTALTLLFGGGLRKLSGGAHAGSAFKCLAIGTVVYAFLGLSAKSLIAYNLAGSTLNLVILLLCLPVVAILAPVDCPAKPIHSRSFRRKLKSVSIAFVLVTSILVFLSQNIILGTSAALGIAYQTVTLLPLFNLRKGGS from the coding sequence ATGAGCAATCTTTTAAGCAGTAGTCTGGACTTAAACGAAGAGAAAGAAGAAGAATTGACCTACGGCTTTGAACTAATTTTTCTGGCCGTCATCGGTACAGCTTCTATCCTCCTTGCGGCCTATTTTTTAGATACTCTGCTTCTTACAGCTTTGACCCTCCTTTTCGGCGGGGGCTTAAGGAAGCTTTCTGGGGGGGCGCATGCCGGCTCCGCCTTCAAATGCCTGGCGATCGGAACAGTCGTCTACGCCTTTCTGGGCTTATCGGCCAAAAGCCTGATCGCTTACAACCTGGCCGGCTCAACTTTGAATCTAGTGATTCTCTTGCTCTGCCTCCCGGTTGTCGCCATTTTGGCCCCGGTTGACTGTCCGGCCAAGCCCATCCATTCCCGGAGCTTCCGGCGAAAATTAAAATCGGTCTCCATCGCTTTTGTCCTCGTGACAAGCATTTTGGTTTTCTTGTCCCAAAACATCATTCTCGGAACAAGCGCGGCCCTGGGCATAGCCTATCAGACTGTGACCCTGCTGCCTTTGTTTAATCTAAGAAAGGGAGGGTCCTAA
- a CDS encoding two-component system sensor histidine kinase NtrB: MNIFTQKRNLLPVNPRKAKGTSIVESALVKVSLVVFFIFIFLYMFMYNSYWNREMYQKKLELSNITFNLHQTISKELDQFYDSDHYRDLTLEEKNREISVLISPVLDEYTQKYPTINLGYINFDTGLRISNDIANDPSFPGVRPSPEEFLMEYNYTDSSANKCIANLLALNIENQNAGYVWAKLNSAYIFYHTQLNLAVLLGSSILLLILILLLIRRLISQIKGELVAFSQNITSNENQRNEFAMDKLPELAPVFRQIQDHSVSLRNLHDELLTIMDGISDGFFSLDSDLNFRFVNDTIKKTFEEEFVGRNFRGSVFHDLFPELETILQSTVQNNKPLFWETTLPDNREFEFNAYPFSQGISVFFRDTTAINRQARELICLERLNLIGQMAAGISHEVRNPMTTVKGFLQIFFVNPTCQELQEDITLMISEIDRANAIINDFLSLAKASTQNHELRNINQIIERIFPLVRADAYNSNKDIDLKLSEVPEILLNESEIKQVLLNFIRNGLEASPPGASMEISTYLEENTLVLEIKDAGHGLCQKVRDSFGTPFLTTKENGTGLGLAISIGILNRHNATIKYDTGEKGTTFYIRFALSNEEQKEEPQTD, translated from the coding sequence ATGAATATTTTCACACAGAAAAGAAACCTTTTACCGGTAAATCCCCGCAAGGCTAAAGGAACCTCTATTGTTGAATCCGCTCTGGTCAAAGTATCCCTGGTTGTATTTTTCATTTTTATCTTTCTCTATATGTTTATGTATAACAGCTATTGGAATCGGGAAATGTACCAGAAAAAACTGGAATTAAGCAATATCACCTTTAATTTGCACCAAACAATATCAAAAGAGTTGGATCAATTTTATGATTCCGACCACTACCGGGATCTCACCCTGGAGGAAAAAAACCGGGAAATCTCTGTTCTCATCAGTCCTGTCCTTGATGAATACACACAGAAATATCCTACGATCAATTTGGGCTATATTAATTTTGATACAGGCTTAAGGATCAGTAATGATATTGCAAATGATCCCTCCTTCCCCGGAGTTAGACCGTCTCCGGAGGAGTTCCTTATGGAATACAACTATACCGACTCTTCCGCCAATAAATGCATTGCCAACCTCCTGGCTCTCAATATCGAAAATCAAAATGCCGGTTATGTTTGGGCCAAACTTAATTCAGCCTATATTTTTTATCACACCCAATTGAACCTTGCTGTTCTGCTGGGATCAAGTATTTTGCTGCTTATTTTGATTCTTTTGTTGATCAGAAGGCTAATCAGCCAAATCAAAGGTGAATTAGTGGCCTTTTCCCAAAATATCACCTCCAATGAAAATCAGAGAAATGAGTTTGCCATGGACAAGCTGCCTGAATTGGCCCCTGTCTTCCGGCAGATTCAAGACCACAGTGTGAGCTTAAGAAATCTTCATGACGAGCTTCTGACCATTATGGACGGCATTTCCGACGGCTTCTTCTCCCTCGACAGCGACCTCAATTTCAGGTTTGTCAATGACACCATCAAAAAGACCTTTGAAGAAGAGTTTGTCGGCCGCAACTTTCGCGGCTCGGTTTTCCACGATCTCTTCCCTGAGCTGGAGACCATCCTGCAAAGCACGGTCCAGAACAACAAACCCCTGTTCTGGGAAACGACCCTGCCGGACAACAGGGAATTTGAGTTCAATGCCTATCCGTTTTCTCAGGGGATATCGGTCTTCTTCCGCGATACCACGGCCATCAACCGTCAGGCCAGGGAGCTGATCTGCCTGGAACGCTTAAACCTGATCGGACAGATGGCCGCCGGGATCAGCCACGAGGTCAGAAACCCCATGACTACCGTAAAAGGCTTCCTGCAGATTTTCTTCGTCAATCCTACCTGCCAGGAGCTCCAGGAAGACATCACCCTGATGATTTCGGAAATCGACCGGGCCAACGCCATCATTAACGATTTTCTCTCCCTGGCCAAAGCCTCCACCCAGAACCATGAACTGAGAAACATCAACCAAATCATTGAACGGATCTTTCCCCTGGTCCGGGCCGATGCCTATAACTCCAATAAGGACATTGACCTGAAGCTGAGCGAGGTCCCGGAAATTCTGCTCAATGAATCGGAAATCAAACAGGTTTTGCTTAACTTTATCCGCAATGGCCTGGAAGCCTCTCCTCCCGGCGCCTCTATGGAGATCAGTACATATCTTGAGGAAAACACTTTGGTTCTGGAAATTAAGGATGCCGGGCACGGCCTTTGCCAAAAGGTCCGGGACAGCTTCGGTACGCCTTTCCTGACGACCAAGGAAAACGGGACCGGTCTTGGCTTGGCGATCTCCATCGGAATCCTGAACAGGCACAATGCGACCATCAAATACGATACCGGGGAGAAGGGAACCACCTTTTATATCCGCTTTGCTTTATCCAATGAAGAACAAAAAGAAGAACCACAAACAGATTAA
- a CDS encoding Rqc2 family fibronectin-binding protein, protein MALDSITLHHLINELRPLLTGSRIDKIHQPEKEEVHIIIRNNRPLKLLLNCSSNHARLHLTSENKKNPLSPPMFCMILRKHLEGGKILEINQQGLERVVKIIIQNYNDRGDLQSFELILEIMGKHSNLILLDSASQTILDGLKRYSHSVSRHREVLPGRIYIAPPSQNKHEPVRTEEKFKELILLQPLEQSLKTILVASFNGISPELAKEILLRAGLDDGAVLEHCGDIDLSRLYQAYSFFLIDTLNEAWASPEPCVYFQDQTKILAQAFTFIPYAQYSPYPLEKNPSLNEAVGLYHQKRQDFHTTEAMRGSLRKIVQDHLAHMVKKLNIYEDAIERAEKGLAYRKSGELITSNIYRIPAGAKQVELEDYTDPELKAVRIELDPRLTPTGNAQKYFKLYNKAKATILKTKPLQAEAQTEINYLSSLRVSLDQASSPDELKEIHNELIEQKYIAGKNLPARNKADKKHGTKKKQPEKLSLPHVYTSGSGHPIIVGRNNKQNDRMTWREARPHDLWLHVKQIPGSHVIVPLQEGEEFPDDTTLLEAAALAAYFSQARGSSHIPVDYTHVRQIKKPNGAKPGMVVYEQNWSLLITPRQDTIDALLATETGAELDSGIS, encoded by the coding sequence ATGGCTTTAGACAGCATTACCCTCCATCATCTGATCAATGAGCTCCGGCCTTTGCTTACCGGAAGCCGCATAGATAAAATCCACCAGCCGGAAAAAGAGGAAGTCCACATCATCATCCGCAACAACCGGCCTCTCAAACTGCTGCTCAATTGCAGCTCCAATCATGCCAGACTGCACCTGACTTCTGAGAACAAAAAAAATCCCCTCTCCCCTCCCATGTTTTGCATGATCCTGCGCAAACACCTGGAAGGCGGAAAAATCCTGGAGATCAATCAGCAGGGTTTGGAACGGGTGGTCAAGATCATCATCCAAAATTACAATGACCGGGGGGATTTGCAGTCATTCGAGCTCATCCTGGAAATCATGGGCAAACACAGCAATCTGATCCTCCTCGATTCCGCCTCCCAGACAATCCTTGACGGGTTAAAACGCTATTCCCATTCTGTCAGCAGGCACCGCGAGGTCTTACCGGGCCGGATCTACATCGCCCCCCCTTCTCAAAATAAGCACGAGCCGGTCAGGACTGAGGAAAAATTTAAAGAACTGATCCTATTGCAGCCCCTGGAACAGAGTCTCAAAACTATCCTGGTGGCCTCCTTCAACGGCATCAGCCCGGAGCTGGCCAAAGAAATCCTTCTGCGTGCGGGCCTGGATGACGGCGCTGTTCTGGAGCACTGCGGCGATATTGACCTCAGCCGTTTATATCAGGCTTATTCCTTCTTTCTGATCGACACCTTAAATGAAGCCTGGGCTTCCCCGGAGCCTTGTGTTTATTTCCAGGACCAGACCAAAATTCTGGCCCAGGCCTTTACCTTTATCCCTTATGCCCAGTACTCTCCCTATCCTCTGGAAAAAAACCCTTCTTTAAATGAAGCGGTCGGCCTTTACCATCAAAAAAGACAGGATTTCCATACAACCGAAGCCATGCGCGGTTCCCTGCGCAAGATCGTCCAGGACCACCTGGCTCACATGGTGAAAAAGCTGAACATTTATGAGGATGCCATAGAACGGGCTGAGAAAGGACTGGCCTACCGCAAGTCCGGGGAGCTGATTACCTCGAATATTTACCGGATTCCCGCCGGAGCGAAACAGGTTGAGCTGGAAGATTACACCGACCCTGAGCTGAAAGCTGTCCGGATCGAGCTTGATCCCCGTCTCACCCCGACAGGCAATGCCCAAAAATATTTCAAGCTGTATAACAAAGCCAAAGCAACCATTCTCAAAACCAAGCCCCTGCAAGCTGAAGCCCAAACAGAAATCAATTACCTCTCCTCACTGCGGGTAAGCCTGGACCAGGCTTCCTCCCCGGACGAGCTCAAGGAAATCCATAATGAACTGATCGAACAGAAATATATCGCGGGCAAAAACCTTCCGGCCAGGAATAAAGCCGACAAAAAGCATGGGACCAAGAAAAAACAACCGGAAAAGCTTTCCCTGCCCCATGTCTACACTTCCGGCAGCGGACACCCCATCATTGTCGGGCGCAACAATAAGCAAAATGACCGGATGACCTGGCGCGAGGCCCGCCCTCATGATCTCTGGCTTCATGTCAAGCAAATCCCGGGTTCCCATGTCATTGTCCCCCTGCAAGAAGGGGAAGAATTTCCCGATGACACCACTCTTCTGGAAGCAGCCGCCCTTGCCGCCTATTTCAGTCAGGCCAGAGGGTCTTCCCATATCCCGGTGGACTACACCCATGTCAGGCAGATCAAAAAGCCCAACGGGGCCAAGCCGGGGATGGTCGTCTATGAACAGAACTGGTCTCTATTGATCACCCCCCGTCAGGATACCATTGACGCCCTCCTGGCGACAGAGACCGGTGCGGAGCTGGACAGCGGGATTTCCTAA
- a CDS encoding calcium-transporting P-type ATPase, PMR1-type → MERQVWHILSGEEICRTLNVNPEKGLGEKEVERRLSHFGQNVLAEKKGVNPVFLFLGQFKDFMVMVLMVATLISGLLGEVADAITILAIIFLNAVLGFVQEYKAERSMESLRSLTAPEALVVREGLDIRIPAADLVPGDILILEAGDRLPADIRWLKTANIRVDEAALTGESQAVNKTSRSLEDELTPMADRRNMGYMGTVIVSGHGTGAVVATGMKTEMGDIAGMIQNVKDEETPLQKRLDQLGKWLVTISLAVCIIVVITGTLQGESFSKMFFAGVSLAVAAIPEGLPAIVTVSLALGVQRMVKRKAIIRKLPAVETLGCATIICSDKTGTLTQNQMTVRQVYCEGKTVTVTGNGYDPKGDFIGEADFREKSVFHALFRGAVLCNNAFLSRKGIKVAGIFRGRNKSTAWGIEGDPTEGALLVAGAKAGIWRETIERKEERVGEIPFDSERKMMSVIYKNKEGLKAYVKGAPDSILRLCTAELTREGVIELTPQRIKEIIKANDAMAGQALRVLAVAERKLTDLQEESVEKELVFVGLLGMIDPPRPSAVKAIKICRQAGIKPVMITGDHKLTAQAVARELGMIKGRNQRVVTGQELDKMSEEELGRIILDISVFARVAPKDKLRIVTALKKKGEIVAMTGDGVNDAPAVKEADIGVAMGIAGTDVTKEASSMIISDDNFAAIVAAVEEGRGIYDNIRKFIRYLLSCNLGEVLTMFIGTLVGLPLPLLPIQILWVNLVTDGLPAMALGVDRAEPDIMRRPPRRTDESVFARGLGRKIVINGTMIGFGTLFVFIFGLWSGCGLPTARTMAFTTLVMAQLFQVFDCKSETKGIFEINIFSNLFLIAAVLISSLMQLAVIYLPLMQEIFQTTALNSWQWLIVLLAAGGPTMVLGVLRLVRNVVYSREQYV, encoded by the coding sequence ATGGAGAGGCAAGTATGGCATATCCTTTCAGGAGAGGAGATATGCAGAACACTGAATGTCAATCCGGAAAAAGGACTCGGCGAAAAGGAAGTTGAGCGCAGGCTTTCGCATTTTGGACAAAATGTTCTGGCGGAAAAGAAGGGGGTTAACCCGGTTTTCTTGTTTTTGGGCCAGTTCAAGGATTTTATGGTGATGGTGCTGATGGTGGCCACCCTGATTTCCGGGCTCCTGGGAGAGGTTGCGGATGCCATTACAATCCTGGCGATTATTTTTCTCAATGCCGTCCTGGGCTTTGTTCAGGAATACAAGGCCGAAAGGTCGATGGAATCCCTGAGGTCTTTGACAGCCCCGGAGGCTTTGGTTGTACGGGAGGGGTTGGACATCAGGATACCGGCAGCCGACCTTGTTCCTGGTGATATCCTTATCCTGGAAGCGGGAGACCGTTTGCCGGCAGATATCCGGTGGCTGAAGACGGCCAATATCAGGGTTGATGAGGCGGCCCTGACCGGAGAGTCCCAAGCCGTGAACAAGACAAGCCGGTCTCTGGAGGATGAGCTGACCCCGATGGCTGACCGCAGAAATATGGGCTATATGGGCACGGTCATTGTCAGCGGCCATGGGACAGGAGCGGTGGTCGCGACAGGGATGAAGACGGAGATGGGGGATATCGCGGGAATGATCCAAAATGTCAAGGATGAAGAAACCCCTCTCCAAAAAAGGCTCGACCAGCTGGGAAAATGGTTGGTTACGATCAGTCTGGCTGTTTGTATCATCGTGGTGATCACAGGAACTTTACAAGGGGAAAGTTTCAGCAAAATGTTTTTTGCCGGGGTTTCTCTGGCGGTTGCGGCGATTCCTGAAGGGTTGCCGGCTATTGTAACGGTTTCTCTGGCCTTGGGGGTGCAGAGGATGGTCAAACGCAAGGCCATCATCAGAAAGCTGCCTGCTGTGGAGACTTTGGGCTGTGCCACGATAATCTGTTCGGACAAGACAGGGACGCTCACCCAGAATCAGATGACTGTCCGGCAGGTTTATTGTGAAGGGAAGACGGTCACGGTTACGGGAAATGGCTATGATCCCAAAGGGGATTTTATCGGAGAGGCGGATTTTCGGGAGAAGAGTGTTTTCCATGCCTTGTTTCGGGGAGCTGTTTTATGCAATAACGCTTTCTTAAGCAGAAAAGGGATCAAGGTAGCCGGGATTTTCCGGGGCAGGAATAAGAGCACAGCCTGGGGGATAGAAGGAGATCCGACAGAAGGGGCTTTGCTTGTAGCGGGAGCGAAAGCGGGAATCTGGCGGGAAACGATTGAGCGCAAAGAAGAAAGAGTAGGGGAAATCCCTTTTGATTCGGAAAGAAAAATGATGTCGGTCATTTATAAGAATAAGGAAGGTCTGAAGGCTTATGTGAAGGGGGCGCCGGACAGTATTTTAAGGCTATGCACCGCTGAGCTCACCAGGGAAGGGGTGATTGAGCTCACCCCCCAGCGAATAAAGGAAATCATTAAGGCCAATGACGCCATGGCCGGACAGGCTTTGAGGGTCCTGGCCGTCGCCGAAAGAAAATTAACTGACCTTCAAGAGGAAAGTGTGGAAAAAGAGCTGGTTTTTGTCGGGCTTCTGGGCATGATTGACCCGCCGAGGCCAAGCGCGGTCAAGGCAATTAAAATCTGCCGCCAGGCCGGGATTAAACCGGTCATGATTACCGGGGACCATAAGCTTACGGCTCAGGCGGTAGCCAGGGAGCTTGGCATGATTAAAGGAAGAAACCAGAGGGTGGTGACAGGACAGGAATTGGACAAAATGAGTGAGGAGGAACTGGGCAGGATCATCCTGGATATCTCGGTGTTTGCCCGGGTCGCCCCCAAGGATAAGCTGCGGATCGTCACAGCGTTGAAGAAGAAAGGGGAAATTGTGGCCATGACCGGGGACGGGGTCAACGACGCTCCGGCGGTTAAGGAGGCCGATATCGGAGTCGCCATGGGGATAGCGGGAACGGATGTGACCAAGGAGGCCTCTTCGATGATTATCTCTGATGATAATTTTGCGGCGATTGTGGCCGCCGTTGAGGAGGGAAGGGGCATATACGACAATATCAGAAAGTTTATCCGTTATTTGTTGTCCTGTAATCTGGGTGAAGTCCTGACCATGTTTATCGGCACCCTGGTCGGGCTGCCGCTGCCTTTACTGCCGATTCAGATTTTATGGGTGAATCTGGTGACAGATGGACTGCCGGCAATGGCTCTGGGTGTGGACCGGGCGGAACCTGACATTATGCGGCGTCCTCCCCGCAGAACTGATGAGAGTGTTTTTGCCAGGGGGCTGGGCCGGAAAATCGTCATTAATGGGACAATGATTGGTTTTGGGACACTGTTTGTTTTTATTTTCGGACTTTGGAGCGGCTGCGGACTGCCGACCGCCAGAACGATGGCTTTCACCACTTTAGTGATGGCCCAGCTGTTTCAGGTTTTTGACTGCAAATCAGAGACCAAGGGGATTTTTGAAATCAATATCTTCTCCAATCTCTTTCTGATCGCCGCCGTCCTGATTTCTTCCCTTATGCAGCTGGCGGTGATCTATCTGCCGCTGATGCAGGAGATTTTCCAGACTACGGCCCTGAACTCCTGGCAATGGCTTATTGTTCTGTTGGCCGCAGGCGGCCCGACAATGGTCCTGGGGGTTTTGAGATTGGTCCGTAACGTCGTATACAGCCGGGAGCAGTATGTTTAA